One Methanobrevibacter millerae DNA window includes the following coding sequences:
- the atwA gene encoding methyl coenzyme M reductase system, component A2 has protein sequence MNFITLKNISKSFNGVDVLKDINLEIGEGETLGILGRSGSGKSVLINMLRGTLDYKPDSGSILLNIAVCPDCLTVEPPSFEGKKCACGHELQVQEVDFFNCDRKLFAAIKRRISIMLQRNFALYDEETVIENVMRAIGDRLPYEEGLYRSLELLEMVQMNHRITHIARDLSGGEKQRVVLARQLAKGPMTFLADEPTGTLDPQTAVKLHNTLKEGVKDEGITMLITSHWPEVMTELADKVIWLEDGQIKEEGEPQTVVDNFMATVPVPKKPEIPEFGEPEIVLEDVKKHYYSIERGVIKAVDGVTLTINNEEIFGIVGLSGSGKTTTSRMIFGLTEPSSGKIEIRLGEDEWIDMTKVGPLNRGRIMPYLGLLHQEYSLYPHRTILGNLTDAISLDLPAEFGKIKAIHALTTVGFSEELAASILEKHPDELSVGEKHRVALAQVLIKEPKIILLDEPTGTMDPITRVVVTDSILKARAELEQTFIIISHDMDFVLDVCDRAALMRGGKLLDIGTPEDIVNQLTPDEKEDMLKRDE, from the coding sequence ATGAATTTTATAACTCTTAAAAACATTTCAAAATCCTTCAATGGAGTTGATGTTTTAAAGGATATTAACTTGGAGATAGGCGAAGGGGAAACATTAGGTATTTTGGGACGCAGTGGAAGCGGAAAATCAGTTTTAATCAACATGCTTAGAGGAACGCTTGACTACAAGCCGGATTCAGGAAGCATATTGCTTAACATTGCCGTATGTCCTGACTGTCTCACCGTTGAGCCTCCATCATTTGAAGGCAAAAAATGCGCTTGCGGCCATGAACTGCAGGTTCAGGAAGTTGATTTCTTTAACTGCGACAGAAAGTTATTCGCAGCTATTAAAAGAAGAATTTCAATTATGCTCCAGCGTAACTTCGCATTATACGACGAAGAAACCGTAATCGAAAACGTAATGAGAGCAATCGGGGACAGACTTCCATATGAAGAAGGACTTTACAGGTCTCTCGAATTGCTGGAAATGGTTCAGATGAACCACCGTATCACTCACATTGCACGTGACTTGAGTGGGGGAGAAAAGCAGAGGGTAGTTCTTGCAAGACAGCTTGCTAAGGGGCCAATGACATTTTTAGCAGACGAACCGACTGGTACTCTTGACCCTCAGACCGCCGTAAAGCTTCACAATACCTTGAAAGAAGGTGTTAAGGACGAAGGAATCACCATGTTAATCACTTCCCACTGGCCTGAAGTAATGACAGAATTGGCAGATAAGGTAATCTGGCTTGAAGACGGCCAAATCAAAGAGGAAGGCGAACCTCAAACCGTAGTTGACAATTTCATGGCTACCGTACCTGTTCCTAAAAAGCCGGAAATCCCTGAATTCGGTGAACCTGAAATTGTTCTCGAAGACGTTAAAAAGCACTATTATTCAATCGAAAGGGGAGTCATCAAGGCCGTTGACGGTGTTACATTAACTATTAATAATGAAGAAATCTTCGGTATTGTCGGTTTAAGCGGATCCGGTAAAACCACAACTTCAAGAATGATTTTCGGTCTCACCGAGCCAAGCAGCGGTAAAATCGAAATAAGGCTTGGTGAAGATGAATGGATTGACATGACCAAGGTCGGTCCTCTTAATCGTGGTCGTATCATGCCGTATTTAGGCTTGCTGCACCAGGAATATTCACTTTATCCTCACAGAACCATTTTAGGTAACCTGACCGATGCAATCAGTCTGGACTTGCCTGCAGAATTCGGTAAAATCAAGGCAATTCACGCACTGACCACTGTAGGATTCAGTGAGGAACTTGCAGCATCAATTCTTGAAAAACATCCTGACGAACTGAGTGTAGGTGAAAAGCATAGGGTTGCACTTGCGCAGGTATTAATCAAGGAACCTAAAATTATTCTTTTAGACGAGCCAACGGGAACTATGGATCCTATTACCCGTGTAGTCGTAACCGATTCAATCCTTAAGGCACGTGCCGAACTGGAACAGACTTTCATTATCATTTCACACGATATGGACTTCGTACTGGACGTTTGTGACAGGGCAGCATTAATGAGAGGAGGAAAACTGCTGGATATCGGTACTCCTGAAGATATCGTTAATCAGCTGACTCCGGACGAAAA